The Aedes aegypti strain LVP_AGWG chromosome 3, AaegL5.0 Primary Assembly, whole genome shotgun sequence genome contains a region encoding:
- the LOC5567494 gene encoding mitochondrial import inner membrane translocase subunit Tim8, translated as MADFDAASKGSVDPELQDFLMAEKQKAQLSAQIHEFNDICWDKCMDKPGSKLDSRTETCLNNCVNRFIDTSLFITTRFAQTLQKSQSGM; from the exons ATGGCTGATTTTGACGCCGCGAGCAAAGGCTCCGTTGACCCCGAGCTGCAGGATTTCCTGATGGCCGAGAAACAGAAGGCTCAACTTAGCGCTCAG ATCCACGAGTTCAACGACATCTGCTGGGACAAATGCATGGACAAGCCGGGAAGCAAGCTGGACAGCCGCACGGAGACCTGTTTGAACAACTGCGTGAACCGATTTATCGACACTTCGCTTTTCATCACGACGCGATTTGCCCAAACACTGCAGAAGAGCCAGTCGGGGATGTGA
- the LOC5567486 gene encoding uncharacterized protein LOC5567486 — translation MALHSSNHSIFTFILIAGVLCVTTIHSVGASQKQKFCGPKLARALAELCDAYPTLSPPPMKRPSDAKGMTMNDYNAPDLTNFEDQSAINRVYNVVNLKDKPIWMKLFYSKHDPMALNDLDYVNEIIPDRFMLGKRRPGKGIVEECCRKGCTYEYLMLNYCA, via the exons ATGGCTCTTCATTCATCCAACCATTCAATCTTCACTTTTATCCTAATAGCTGGTGTTCTTTGTGTAACAACTATCCACAGCGTTGGCGCTTCTCAGAAGCAAAAGTTCTGTGGCCCCAAATTGGCTCGCGCACTGGCAGAGCTCTGTGACGCCTATCCCACACTTTCCCCACCGCCAATGAAACGACCCAGTGATGCTAAAG GAATGACCATGAATGACTACAACGCACCGGATTTGACCAATTTCGAGGACCAATCCGCTATCAACCGGGTGTACAACGTGGTAAATTTAAAGGACAAGCCCATCTGGATGAAGTTGTTTTACTCGAAGCACGACCCTATGGCGTTGAACGACCTTGACTATGTGAACGAAATCATTCCGGACCGTTTCATGCTGGGAAAGCGTAGACCAGGGAAAGGCATCGTAGAGGAATGTTGCCGTAAAGGGTGCACATATGAGTACTTGATGCTAAATTACTGCGCCTAA
- the LOC110679401 gene encoding uncharacterized protein LOC110679401: protein MAYHFTKANVSLWLLVFCVFGILSSRIESVDGQRFCGKVLTDTLTAYCEIFPTPRPSKRRVMEAADFRYVLFPNLPPALDGQSNDPESLRSMQKMNTDSKWMRAFYRIKDGANYDKTKSRVADNDDELAPDGFQLGKRGVVDDCCYKPCTLQYLLKNYCG, encoded by the exons ATGGCTTATCACTTTACGAAGGCCAACGTTTCGTTGTGGTTGCTAGTGTTCTGTGTTTTCGGTATCCTTTCCAGTCGTATCGAATCGGTGGATGGCCAAAGATTCTGTGGCAAAGTGCTTACGGATACACTCACCGCTTACTGCGAAATATTTCCCACTCCTCGTCCAAGCAAGC GTCGAGTGATGGAAGCAGCCGACTTCCGGTACGTTTTGTTCCCGAACTTGCCACCGGcgctcgatggccaatcgaatGATCCTGAATCGCTCCGTTCGATGCAAAAAATGAACACGGATTCCAAGTGGATGAGAGCATTTTATCGCATCAAAGATGGCGCCAACTATGACAAAACTAAATCAAGGGTGGCAGACAATGACGATGAGTTGGCTCCGGATGGCTTTCAGCTGGGAAAACGAGGAGTTGTAGACGACTGTTGCTACAAACCCTGTACTTTACAGTACCTGTTGAAAAATTACTGTGGTTAG